In one Brienomyrus brachyistius isolate T26 chromosome 7, BBRACH_0.4, whole genome shotgun sequence genomic region, the following are encoded:
- the LOC125745660 gene encoding uncharacterized protein LOC125745660 produces the protein MSGETRAASLRRSLRDAEHGRPISARDSCRVCGNLPRGSLCRWMFSPSGRTKLQVALSYALGCEVARDGRCEFLCGKCAHMLERVLECRLLIGRLQVTHRAQEQKLQVEKENLIRCISHLYRKHNECMVAAEGDCAPTRSSSRTSVEVQIASEGSVSEEQLSPARSCDDGETRAPAAGSGSQPMSLPSQHMYMEVELHKSSTSALYQKRSSSIQSLTSECSESRSLPGSSGSAVQKATGDSPQPARPDPVARFRRGHLQGSPFTQTFMISDVLSLLRSIPRRALLSQPKSKIPILTRSVPLGTVSGTSSAQSQTETARNQLAAEWDFLQDLTDAFNDEYTVLKAEVT, from the coding sequence ATGTCTGGGGAGACACGGGCAGCATCCCTGCGGAGATCCCTGCGTGACGCCGAGCACGGCCGGCCCATAAGCGCGCGGGACTCCTGCCGAGTCTGCGGCAACCTCCCCCGGGGCAGCCTCTGCCGCTGGATGTTCAGCCCCTCGGGAAGGACGAAGCTGCAGGTGGCACTGTCCTACGCGCTGGGTTGCGAAGTGGCGCGCGACGGCCGCTGCGAGTTCCTCTGCGGCAAGTGCGCCCACATGCTGgagcgtgtgctcgagtgccgcCTGCTCATCGGTCGGCTTCAGGTGACTCACAGGGCCCAGGAGCAGAAGCTGCAGGTGGAGAAGGAGAACCTGATACGGTGCATCAGCCACTTGTacaggaaacacaatgagtgcaTGGTGGCGGCTGAAGGGGATTGTGCTCCCACTAGGAGCTCATCCAGGACCAGCGTTGAAGTTCAAATCGCTTCAGAGGGGTCGGTTTCAGAGGAGCAGCTCTCACCTGCCAGAAGCTGTGATGACGGTGAAACCAGGGCTCCAGCAGCTGGCTCCGGCTCACAGCCGATGTCTCTCCCCTCCCAACACATGTACATGGAGGTCGAGCTCCACAAAAGTAGCACGTCAGCCTTGTATCAGAAGCGCTCCTCCTCCATTCAGTCTTTAACCTCGGAATGTTCCGAGTCCCGCTCCCTTCCTGGATCGTCGGGATCTGCAGTGCAGAAGGCCACAGGGGACAGCCCCCAACCCGCCCGTCCTGATCCCGTGGCCAGATTCAGGAGAGGGCATCTACAGGGAAGCCCTTTTACTCAGACTTTCATGATCTCCGATGTCCTCAGTCTTCTTCGAAGCATCCCGAGAAGAGCCCTCTTATCACAGCCAAAGAGTAAGATACCCATCCTTACGAGATCCGTCCCCTTGGGAACAGTGTCCGGTACTTCTTCAGCTCAGAGTCAGACGGAAACAGCCAGAAATCAGCTGGCTGCAGAATGGGATTTTTTACAAGATCTGACAGATGCATTTAACGATGAGTACACAGTCCTTAAAGCTGAGGTAACCTGA